The following are from one region of the Rhodopirellula sp. P2 genome:
- a CDS encoding FG-GAP-like repeat-containing protein, giving the protein MTSSQSPANEQPPAKKQPASGVWVIALVALGVLAGAGYWFSRGPADIANDDTVTGAEEEATHLASQNLDLNRVALASMENLETDDAETAWSSLSKARPEDLSIALNRALNRALTIDELSAVATDASAKPEEKQAARQRLAALLSETRGLIQKYVELGGDSNLATWMNARVDLNEAKLLPRSVMQSIRKEVFARLIESIQSTADSEGSKNNSILLAGTLTQVIDVLEDPIRGIPPTILAPAATTLTQLSNQQPNNLYLAVRAARLGIANQSKAAVDAIRRTQTLAASIEPTLRQQTAPIGKTPGELVDGIVASVEAGEFEAADNQMMLWFNLLNSTELIKTDRRRASPHPLDLIQFESLRRLSAQVSKQSRIPSASGALSFELESLSVEAAADSVDRKLPVPTEMVPIDANLDFRMDLVSMHPGEDSAQLLLWMQGDEGWKNHGTLNVDGQWTGMMVADLFMVDSSSSGRLRQNTTSRSHNTIRSLILYGDSGAQLVVVDGRDFGTPDATAERALKTDTADGLETLENVHTMLSGDFEGDGDLDLMVATQRGWELLVNRGNRTFFPLPTNDQQASSWDTNDPPVAFAIADLDRDLDLDIVTVHPQSGRVGWIENLLHLQFRFAYFDDIPVLPGVDSLAIEDIDGNVSWDIVLGSPEKGQLVLSHTGDIGVWRVDAVTPFTWPTTATPPQPSTAQPGSLIVADLDNDSFFECLRGGIASSAMELSPSSNSQDSPSAFGPQQELQWKSATDHPAVHIRSAVDFDGDLRLDLAGWSEASDSQASTISIASNSTELEGKAVSVRFKGIDDNNANSGRVNHYAVGSVLELRFGPHYRSRIVTAPTTHFGLDGLPGPGNLRVIFPNGLTQSVPEIEPGIMIEEEQTLKGSCPYLYAFNGERFEFVTDCLWAAPLGLQTSPGVVVPDRPWEHLLVEGKFLAPNDGAYELRITEELWEVAYFDQLGLSAIDHPQDIVVFTNEKVGPPSIAEPTIHAFDRAELRPVSTATDTAGTDVTSLLRETDGEHVQGFEHRYRQGLCPPHWIDLDLSDRVSNETSEEAKIHLVLNGWILPTDTSLNIQIDQNPELASPEPPSLWVPDEASESGWKMASPYIGFPGGKNKTIVVDVTDFMNRDDPRVRIRTTNQIYWDSAAVSVRSAAEIERLSGLVDVQPLQLQSADVAWHGFSRRIHPGSKQPETYDYQTAQDAPRWPPLDGPLTQYGPVEELIADWDDSMVVISGGDEIRLRFAVPKEPLAASKQRDFVLHGVGWDKDADLNTLAGQSTLPLPFQSMHEYPPTTSQLDEAIKSRQTNANHLSREQPFRQFWSRGEMTRERPSQAPAH; this is encoded by the coding sequence GTGACTTCTTCTCAATCCCCCGCCAACGAGCAACCTCCGGCCAAGAAACAGCCCGCCTCCGGCGTGTGGGTGATCGCGTTGGTCGCTCTCGGTGTTCTCGCTGGGGCAGGTTATTGGTTCAGTCGTGGCCCCGCCGACATTGCCAACGACGACACCGTCACCGGGGCCGAAGAAGAAGCGACGCACCTCGCCTCGCAAAACCTCGACCTGAATCGCGTTGCGTTGGCCTCGATGGAGAATTTGGAAACCGACGATGCCGAAACGGCATGGTCCTCGCTCTCCAAAGCTCGCCCCGAGGACCTCTCGATCGCCCTCAACCGGGCCCTGAACCGAGCGCTAACCATCGACGAATTGTCAGCCGTCGCCACGGACGCCTCCGCCAAACCAGAAGAAAAACAGGCCGCCCGCCAGCGTCTGGCAGCCCTGCTGTCCGAAACTCGCGGACTGATCCAAAAGTATGTTGAGCTCGGCGGCGATTCCAATCTTGCCACCTGGATGAACGCCCGCGTCGATTTGAACGAAGCCAAACTGCTACCGCGTTCGGTGATGCAGTCCATCCGCAAGGAAGTTTTCGCAAGGCTGATCGAATCCATCCAAAGCACCGCTGATAGCGAAGGCAGCAAGAACAACTCGATCCTACTGGCGGGCACCCTGACCCAAGTCATCGATGTGTTGGAAGACCCGATCCGGGGGATTCCGCCCACGATCCTGGCTCCTGCCGCAACCACGCTGACACAGCTTTCCAATCAACAACCCAACAACCTTTATCTGGCGGTCCGGGCCGCCCGCCTCGGAATTGCGAACCAATCCAAAGCGGCAGTCGATGCGATCCGGCGAACACAAACACTGGCCGCGTCGATCGAACCCACCCTTCGCCAACAAACCGCTCCGATCGGGAAGACGCCGGGTGAACTGGTCGATGGAATTGTGGCGTCAGTGGAAGCAGGTGAGTTCGAAGCAGCCGACAACCAAATGATGCTCTGGTTCAACCTGCTGAATTCAACCGAGCTGATCAAAACCGATCGTCGCCGAGCTTCACCGCACCCCTTGGATCTGATTCAGTTTGAATCCCTGCGTCGCCTGTCTGCTCAAGTTTCCAAGCAATCTCGCATCCCATCGGCCTCGGGTGCGCTGTCATTTGAACTCGAATCGTTGAGCGTTGAGGCAGCGGCAGATTCCGTCGATCGCAAGCTCCCCGTGCCGACGGAAATGGTTCCCATTGATGCCAACCTCGATTTCCGAATGGATTTGGTCTCGATGCACCCCGGCGAGGACTCCGCGCAGTTGCTTCTTTGGATGCAAGGTGACGAGGGCTGGAAGAACCACGGAACCTTGAACGTGGACGGCCAGTGGACCGGCATGATGGTCGCGGATTTGTTCATGGTTGACTCCAGTTCGTCTGGGCGACTTCGACAAAACACCACCTCACGCAGCCACAACACGATTCGAAGTTTGATCCTGTACGGCGACTCGGGCGCTCAATTGGTCGTTGTCGACGGAAGAGACTTCGGCACCCCCGACGCGACGGCTGAACGCGCTCTGAAAACGGACACCGCCGATGGGCTGGAGACACTCGAGAACGTCCACACCATGCTCAGCGGCGACTTCGAAGGCGACGGTGACCTGGACCTCATGGTGGCAACTCAGAGAGGTTGGGAACTGCTGGTCAACCGCGGCAACCGAACGTTCTTCCCCTTGCCGACGAATGACCAACAAGCGAGCTCGTGGGACACCAATGATCCCCCCGTCGCTTTCGCAATTGCGGACTTGGATCGCGACTTGGACCTGGACATCGTGACCGTCCACCCTCAATCAGGTCGCGTTGGCTGGATCGAAAACTTGCTTCACTTGCAATTTCGTTTCGCCTACTTCGACGACATTCCAGTTCTGCCAGGAGTCGATTCGCTGGCGATCGAAGACATCGACGGCAATGTGTCCTGGGACATCGTGCTGGGGTCGCCTGAAAAAGGCCAACTCGTGTTGTCACACACCGGCGACATCGGTGTCTGGCGAGTGGATGCCGTCACACCTTTCACCTGGCCAACAACAGCAACGCCCCCCCAACCTTCGACTGCCCAACCTGGCTCGCTGATTGTCGCGGACTTGGACAACGACAGTTTCTTCGAATGCCTTCGCGGCGGAATCGCCTCCTCCGCGATGGAACTTTCGCCCAGCTCGAATTCCCAAGATTCCCCCTCCGCCTTTGGCCCGCAACAAGAATTGCAATGGAAGAGCGCGACCGACCATCCAGCGGTTCACATTCGCTCGGCCGTCGACTTCGATGGTGACCTGCGTCTCGATTTAGCGGGCTGGTCTGAAGCGAGTGATTCCCAAGCGTCCACCATCTCCATCGCCTCCAACTCGACGGAACTGGAAGGCAAAGCCGTCTCGGTTCGCTTCAAAGGCATCGACGACAACAACGCGAACAGCGGCCGCGTCAATCACTATGCCGTCGGCTCGGTCCTCGAACTTCGGTTTGGCCCGCACTATCGATCTCGCATTGTCACGGCCCCCACCACTCACTTCGGACTGGATGGTTTGCCAGGCCCCGGAAACCTACGAGTCATCTTTCCCAACGGCCTGACCCAATCGGTTCCTGAGATCGAACCGGGCATCATGATCGAAGAAGAGCAAACGCTCAAAGGATCTTGCCCTTACTTGTATGCCTTCAACGGCGAGCGATTTGAATTTGTCACCGATTGTTTGTGGGCAGCACCACTGGGACTGCAAACGTCCCCCGGTGTGGTCGTGCCTGACCGACCTTGGGAACACTTGCTGGTCGAAGGAAAGTTCTTGGCCCCCAACGACGGAGCCTACGAACTTCGAATCACGGAAGAGCTTTGGGAAGTCGCCTACTTCGATCAATTGGGTTTGTCCGCCATCGATCACCCTCAAGACATCGTGGTGTTCACCAATGAAAAAGTAGGGCCACCCTCCATCGCAGAACCAACGATCCACGCCTTCGATCGAGCGGAGCTTCGACCGGTTTCGACAGCCACCGACACCGCGGGAACCGACGTCACGTCGCTGCTTCGCGAAACGGATGGCGAGCATGTGCAAGGGTTCGAGCACCGTTACCGGCAAGGCCTCTGCCCGCCACACTGGATCGACCTGGACCTCAGCGACCGTGTCTCCAACGAGACTTCCGAGGAAGCAAAAATCCACTTGGTTCTCAATGGTTGGATCCTTCCGACGGACACCTCGCTGAACATCCAAATTGACCAGAACCCAGAATTGGCATCTCCCGAACCACCGTCGCTATGGGTTCCCGATGAAGCCTCTGAATCCGGCTGGAAAATGGCCTCTCCCTACATTGGGTTCCCTGGCGGCAAGAACAAAACCATCGTGGTCGATGTGACCGATTTCATGAACCGAGATGACCCTCGCGTGCGAATCCGAACCACCAACCAGATCTACTGGGACTCGGCCGCCGTGTCCGTTCGCTCAGCAGCCGAGATCGAGCGACTCAGTGGGCTGGTTGACGTGCAACCGCTGCAACTGCAGTCCGCGGACGTGGCTTGGCACGGTTTCTCCCGCCGCATCCACCCCGGTTCCAAACAACCTGAAACCTACGACTACCAAACGGCCCAGGATGCTCCCCGCTGGCCACCTCTGGACGGTCCACTCACCCAGTACGGCCCCGTCGAGGAATTGATCGCCG
- a CDS encoding Hsp70 family protein — protein sequence MNSRDRSSEPDDQLPPRFCIGIDLGTTNCVLAYVDTEAVGTESDPKLHSPPEIAQRNEGREGANTDFAVRTFLVPQWVDLGVAESRPTLPSFHYTLHPSENLTHSGAYPWLNPTDDDLASCVGEYARVAGLLHPGRQIASAKSWLSHEGVDRTADLLPWHGDHDVPRRSPADASASYLKHLVEAWDAEHPDHPMSQQDIVITLPASFDEVARELTIRAAKMAGLPRIQLIEEPQAAFYAWLDRHRDEWQELVQVGQLILVCDIGGGTTDLTLIRVRPADKDDQSNVVQFHRVAVGKHLILGGDNLDLAVAKAAEAKLGRTLSPRQWQQLLAAARQTKETFLSEPRPERTTIHLPGEGSSLIGGGLRVEMTAEEVDTLLLDGFFPDVEMTSEVDSQQSGFQEVGLPYAADPAVTKHLAEFLREHRRTGLDDQPADAVDCVDSDQVNLVLFNGGVLTAPAIRKRVVGSLTKWFSKPNVLESARLDLAVAQGAAHYAMVLRGHGVRIAANLARTYFMQIEQNPPRAVCVIPADAQAGQSYRIDQVPMDLRVGVPVSFPLWVSSTRLADRPGDIVDIDPNTMTALPPIQTALKDRKRRDQSTMQIVIESELSEIGTVGLYCVSNDKRWRLEFDIRGTLETDRESHDYAGESAGIVDEETLDECRQLIARVFVEGSLKPSLLIKRLQTTLGNSRDQWPPALLRQLWETLMEVQDHRRRSPAHESRWLNLAGFALRPGYGVAVDDWRTSQTWRMIYGKISHPDHQVRAESYVMWRRIAGGMTAGQQSQLATSLGKWLLAGTSNQDMAEANEAWRTIGSLELLPIDQKRSFATAVMESLDRKKASPLYPSLYWTLGRLASRVLAYGPLNLIVPATDVSHWIQKLAHSRSLETKDDATRRPAAFAITQMTRRCDDRFRDVDHPTRDRALSLLDRLGAPDHWTELVKNGGQLDHEEQQAVFGDTLPLGIELRG from the coding sequence ATGAATTCACGTGACCGATCGTCCGAACCTGACGACCAGCTTCCCCCCCGCTTTTGCATCGGCATTGACCTCGGCACGACCAATTGCGTGCTGGCATACGTCGATACCGAAGCCGTGGGAACGGAATCCGATCCGAAACTTCACTCTCCCCCTGAGATCGCCCAGCGAAACGAGGGCAGGGAAGGTGCCAACACGGACTTCGCCGTCCGCACGTTTTTGGTGCCTCAATGGGTCGATCTTGGCGTCGCGGAATCCAGGCCCACGCTGCCTTCGTTTCATTACACGCTTCACCCTTCGGAAAATCTCACCCACAGTGGCGCGTATCCATGGCTGAACCCAACGGACGATGACCTGGCATCCTGCGTCGGTGAATACGCACGCGTGGCTGGCCTGCTGCATCCGGGACGTCAAATTGCTTCGGCCAAGAGCTGGCTGTCTCATGAAGGCGTGGATCGCACCGCGGACTTGTTGCCCTGGCACGGCGATCACGATGTCCCACGCCGTTCACCAGCCGACGCCTCAGCCAGCTACCTGAAACACCTGGTCGAGGCTTGGGACGCGGAACACCCCGATCATCCGATGTCCCAGCAAGACATCGTCATCACGCTGCCAGCCTCCTTCGACGAAGTCGCGCGGGAACTCACCATTCGCGCCGCGAAAATGGCGGGGTTGCCTCGCATTCAGTTGATCGAAGAACCCCAGGCCGCCTTTTACGCTTGGCTGGATCGCCACCGCGACGAATGGCAAGAATTGGTCCAGGTTGGCCAGCTCATCTTGGTCTGCGACATCGGCGGAGGCACCACCGACCTGACGCTCATTCGAGTGCGTCCTGCGGACAAAGATGATCAATCCAATGTGGTCCAGTTCCATCGTGTTGCCGTGGGCAAACACCTGATTCTCGGCGGAGACAATCTGGACCTGGCCGTTGCGAAAGCAGCGGAAGCCAAACTTGGACGCACGTTGTCACCACGGCAATGGCAGCAATTGCTTGCCGCCGCACGCCAGACCAAAGAAACGTTCCTGTCGGAACCGCGACCGGAACGCACGACAATCCACTTGCCCGGCGAGGGTTCCTCGCTGATCGGTGGCGGACTCCGCGTCGAAATGACCGCGGAAGAAGTCGACACCCTGTTGCTCGACGGATTCTTCCCCGACGTTGAAATGACCTCCGAAGTCGACTCGCAACAGAGCGGATTCCAAGAGGTCGGGCTGCCTTATGCAGCCGACCCCGCCGTCACCAAACACCTCGCTGAATTTCTTCGCGAGCATCGTCGCACCGGTCTGGATGACCAACCGGCAGATGCGGTGGATTGCGTGGACAGCGATCAAGTCAACCTGGTGCTCTTCAACGGGGGCGTGCTGACCGCGCCGGCGATTCGCAAACGCGTGGTCGGTTCCCTGACCAAGTGGTTTTCAAAACCCAACGTCTTAGAATCCGCTCGCTTGGATCTGGCCGTCGCGCAAGGTGCCGCCCACTATGCAATGGTTCTTCGGGGGCACGGGGTTCGGATCGCCGCGAACCTGGCGCGAACCTATTTCATGCAGATCGAGCAGAACCCACCGCGAGCCGTGTGTGTGATCCCCGCGGACGCGCAAGCCGGACAGTCCTATCGCATCGACCAAGTCCCGATGGATTTGCGAGTTGGCGTGCCAGTCAGCTTTCCACTCTGGGTCAGCAGCACCCGCCTGGCCGACCGACCGGGTGACATCGTCGACATCGATCCCAACACCATGACCGCCTTGCCGCCGATCCAAACGGCACTCAAGGATCGCAAACGCCGCGACCAATCCACGATGCAAATCGTGATCGAATCGGAACTCTCCGAGATTGGCACCGTCGGGCTGTACTGCGTCTCCAATGACAAACGCTGGCGTCTGGAATTTGACATTCGGGGCACGCTGGAAACCGATCGAGAATCGCATGACTACGCCGGAGAATCGGCCGGGATCGTCGATGAAGAAACGCTGGACGAATGCCGACAATTGATTGCACGTGTCTTTGTGGAAGGCTCGCTCAAGCCGTCTCTGCTGATCAAACGCCTGCAAACCACACTGGGCAACTCGCGTGATCAATGGCCCCCGGCGCTCCTGCGTCAGTTGTGGGAAACGTTGATGGAGGTTCAAGACCATCGCCGACGCTCCCCCGCTCACGAATCACGCTGGTTGAACCTGGCCGGTTTCGCCTTGCGTCCGGGATATGGCGTCGCGGTCGATGACTGGCGAACCTCTCAAACCTGGCGAATGATCTACGGCAAGATCTCTCACCCGGATCATCAAGTTCGCGCCGAATCCTATGTGATGTGGCGACGCATCGCGGGCGGGATGACCGCAGGCCAGCAAAGCCAACTGGCGACATCGCTGGGTAAATGGCTGCTCGCCGGAACCAGCAACCAGGACATGGCCGAAGCCAACGAAGCGTGGCGTACCATCGGATCCCTGGAATTGCTTCCCATCGATCAAAAACGAAGCTTTGCAACCGCCGTCATGGAATCGCTGGATCGCAAGAAGGCGTCGCCGCTGTATCCCAGTCTGTATTGGACGCTTGGCCGCCTGGCCTCGCGCGTGTTGGCCTATGGTCCGCTGAATTTGATCGTCCCCGCCACGGACGTATCGCACTGGATTCAAAAGCTTGCACATTCTCGATCACTTGAAACCAAGGACGACGCAACCAGACGGCCAGCAGCATTCGCAATCACACAGATGACCCGACGCTGCGACGATCGTTTTCGTGATGTCGACCACCCGACGCGTGACCGCGCCCTGAGTCTGCTGGACCGACTTGGTGCCCCGGATCACTGGACCGAACTGGTCAAGAATGGCGGGCAACTCGACCACGAAGAACAACAGGCCGTCTTCGGCGACACGCTGCCGCTCGGAATCGAACTGAGAGGGTAA
- a CDS encoding Hsp70 family protein, producing the protein MSEQKYCIGIDLGTTNSVVAYAPQSDVETPGADQAPEIQLLPIPQVVASGQVESRASLPSFLYLPRDQEVDSLEVTSDHARFPSSTEGVAGVYARQQAADNPQRVIVAAKSWLCQRKVDPDSPVLPWQSPDEIPRVSAVECTGIFLRHLVAAWQSQFPDAPIDQQQVVLTVPASFDPAARELTRRAAIRAGLNENFVLLEEPQAAVYRYLASTDGSWRKSLSGGDTLLVVDVGGGTTDLTLVGVHEEDGELALQRVAVGNHLLVGGDNMDLALAYQAAEQFRQSGHDLDPWQSTSLWHACRDAKERLLSQDGPDSQSISVLGRGSSLIGGTITTEMKRSDAATLLLDGFFPQCSPQERPQANVVSGFQDVGLPYESDPAITKHIAAFLSDQSVRNHKGEAADDENHGPVTHLLLNGGVFRSPVMRERLESTLSSWTDKDVQTLSSTDDLNDAVAIGAAYYGWTKSNGGIRIRGGTAKAFYIGIETAGMAIPGAPRPLRAVCVAAQGMEEGTQAEVPGQEVGVVVGTPARFRFFSSTTRASDKPGDRLDRWSPTELQESEPIELTLDHHRPEGDDSNSPAAESEAAQSFVPVQFESRVTELGMFELWCHDKRGDRRWKLEFNARQDDES; encoded by the coding sequence ATGAGCGAGCAAAAATATTGCATCGGGATCGACTTGGGCACGACCAACAGTGTGGTCGCCTACGCCCCCCAATCCGATGTGGAAACCCCAGGGGCAGACCAAGCTCCCGAGATCCAACTGCTGCCAATCCCTCAGGTCGTGGCGTCCGGCCAGGTCGAATCGCGCGCCTCGTTGCCGTCGTTTCTGTACCTGCCCCGGGATCAAGAAGTCGATTCGCTGGAAGTCACCAGCGATCACGCTCGGTTCCCCTCGTCCACCGAAGGCGTCGCTGGCGTTTACGCACGGCAACAAGCCGCGGACAATCCACAACGGGTCATCGTGGCCGCGAAAAGTTGGTTGTGCCAACGCAAGGTCGATCCCGATTCGCCCGTGCTTCCATGGCAATCGCCCGACGAGATCCCCCGAGTTTCAGCGGTCGAATGCACCGGCATTTTCCTGCGTCACCTGGTGGCAGCCTGGCAGTCCCAGTTCCCGGACGCCCCCATCGATCAACAGCAGGTCGTGCTGACCGTTCCAGCCTCCTTTGACCCCGCCGCTCGCGAATTGACGCGGCGTGCGGCCATCCGCGCAGGACTGAACGAAAACTTTGTCCTGCTGGAAGAACCTCAAGCCGCCGTCTATCGCTACCTCGCATCCACCGACGGCAGTTGGCGAAAATCGCTCTCCGGCGGAGACACCCTGTTGGTCGTTGACGTTGGCGGTGGAACCACCGACCTGACACTCGTCGGCGTGCACGAAGAAGACGGCGAATTGGCACTGCAACGCGTCGCCGTCGGCAATCACTTGTTGGTCGGTGGCGACAACATGGACCTCGCCCTGGCCTATCAAGCCGCCGAGCAATTTCGGCAATCCGGTCATGACTTGGACCCTTGGCAAAGCACTTCTCTTTGGCACGCCTGTCGCGATGCCAAAGAACGATTGCTCAGCCAGGACGGTCCCGATTCCCAATCGATTTCCGTTCTGGGGCGTGGCAGTTCCCTGATCGGTGGCACGATCACCACTGAAATGAAACGCAGCGATGCGGCAACGCTGTTGCTCGACGGGTTCTTCCCTCAGTGCTCGCCACAGGAACGCCCCCAAGCCAACGTGGTCAGCGGCTTCCAAGACGTTGGGTTGCCGTATGAATCGGATCCGGCGATCACCAAACACATCGCGGCGTTTCTATCGGATCAATCAGTACGAAACCACAAAGGCGAAGCGGCCGACGACGAGAATCACGGCCCGGTCACACACCTGCTGCTCAACGGCGGCGTGTTCCGAAGTCCAGTGATGCGTGAGCGACTGGAGTCGACCCTTTCGTCCTGGACCGACAAAGACGTCCAAACCTTGTCCTCCACCGACGACCTGAACGACGCCGTTGCGATTGGCGCAGCCTACTATGGCTGGACCAAATCCAACGGCGGCATCCGAATTCGCGGCGGCACGGCCAAAGCATTTTACATAGGCATTGAAACCGCCGGCATGGCGATTCCAGGGGCCCCCCGTCCCCTGCGTGCTGTCTGCGTCGCGGCTCAAGGCATGGAAGAAGGAACTCAAGCGGAAGTTCCTGGGCAAGAAGTGGGGGTCGTCGTTGGCACCCCCGCTCGGTTCCGGTTCTTCTCGTCCACGACCCGCGCCAGCGACAAACCCGGCGATCGATTGGACCGCTGGAGTCCCACGGAATTGCAAGAGAGCGAACCAATCGAATTGACGTTGGATCACCATCGCCCCGAAGGGGATGATTCCAATTCACCTGCCGCGGAAAGCGAAGCGGCCCAAAGCTTCGTCCCCGTGCAATTCGAATCTCGCGTGACCGAACTGGGGATGTTTGAACTTTGGTGCCACGATAAACGGGGTGACCGGCGTTGGAAACTCGAATTCAACGCTCGCCAAGACGATGAGTCCTAG
- the bcp gene encoding thioredoxin-dependent thiol peroxidase, whose product MGRLIMADFIDPGKKAPAFTLKDQAGQTVKLKDLAGSPVVLFFYPKDNTPGCTKEACAFRDRYGELQAAGAQLFGISTDSAESHVKFREKFELPFPLLVDEDHAMSEKYGAYREKNLYGKKSMGIQRSTYLIDADGKVVKVWKRVRVDGHDQQVLDALAALSEQN is encoded by the coding sequence ATGGGGCGTCTCATCATGGCTGATTTCATCGATCCTGGCAAAAAGGCCCCCGCCTTCACGCTCAAAGACCAAGCCGGCCAGACCGTCAAACTGAAGGATCTGGCTGGTTCCCCGGTCGTTTTGTTCTTCTACCCGAAGGACAACACGCCTGGCTGCACCAAAGAGGCCTGCGCCTTCCGAGATCGATACGGTGAATTGCAGGCGGCCGGAGCACAACTGTTCGGGATCAGCACCGACTCCGCCGAAAGCCATGTCAAGTTTCGCGAAAAATTTGAGCTGCCGTTTCCGTTGCTGGTCGATGAAGACCATGCCATGAGCGAAAAATACGGTGCCTATCGAGAGAAGAACCTCTACGGCAAGAAATCGATGGGGATCCAACGCTCGACTTATCTGATCGACGCCGACGGCAAGGTGGTCAAGGTTTGGAAGCGTGTTCGCGTCGACGGACACGACCAACAGGTCCTCGACGCCCTCGCTGCACTCTCAGAGCAAAACTAA
- the rsfS gene encoding ribosome silencing factor, with protein sequence MAHPSRAIRPHGLEEARKLATEAARVALDNNGQDVTVLDVSGQSAEFDFFVIATGTSRRQLHAISEQTDDALEKGLGDHRQGIEGYQESSWIVLDYGSVVVHLFDEETREYYDLESLWADATPVPLADLGLTQR encoded by the coding sequence ATGGCTCATCCCAGTCGGGCGATTCGGCCGCACGGATTGGAAGAAGCGCGCAAACTGGCGACGGAAGCCGCTCGAGTCGCGTTGGACAACAATGGTCAAGACGTGACGGTCTTGGACGTGAGTGGGCAATCCGCCGAGTTTGATTTCTTTGTCATCGCCACGGGAACCAGTCGCCGTCAATTGCACGCCATCAGCGAGCAGACCGACGACGCGCTAGAAAAAGGCTTGGGTGACCATCGGCAAGGAATCGAGGGCTATCAGGAAAGCAGCTGGATCGTGCTGGACTATGGCAGCGTTGTGGTTCATCTGTTTGATGAAGAGACTCGTGAGTACTACGACCTGGAGTCTTTGTGGGCAGATGCCACGCCCGTTCCGTTGGCGGATCTTGGTTTGACCCAACGCTGA